One region of Gorilla gorilla gorilla isolate KB3781 chromosome 15, NHGRI_mGorGor1-v2.1_pri, whole genome shotgun sequence genomic DNA includes:
- the ACIN1 gene encoding apoptotic chromatin condensation inducer in the nucleus isoform X9, which produces MSARLDEEALMLENLQKHSTPHAAFQPNSQIGEEMSQNSFIKQYLEKQQELLRQRLEREAREAAELEEASAESEDEMIHPEGVASLLPPDFQSSLERPELELSRHSPRKSSSISEEKGDSDDEKPRKGERRSSRVRQARAAKLSEGSQPAEEEEDQETPSRNLRVRADRNLKTEEEEEEEEEEEDDEEEEDDDEGQKSREAPILKEFKEEGEEMPRVKPEEMMDERPKTRSQEQEVLERGGRFTRSQEEARKSHLARQQQEKEMKTTSPLEEEEREIKSSQGLKEKSKSPSPPRLTEDQKKASLVALPEQTASEEETPPPLLTKEASSPPPHPQLHSEEEIEPMEGPAPPVLIQLSPPNADADTRELLVSQHTVQLVGSLSPLSSPSDTKAESPAEKVPEESVLPLVQKSTLADYSAQKDLEPESDRSAQPLPLKIEELALAKGITEECLKQPSLEQKEGRRASHTLLPSHRLKQSADSSSSRSSSSSSSSSRSRSRSPDSSGSRSHSPLRSKQRDVAQARTHANPRGRPKMGSRSTSESRSRSRSRSRSRSASSNSRKSLSPGVSRDSSTSYTETKDPSSGQEVATPPVPQLQVCEPKERTSTSSSSVQARRLSQPESAEKHVTQRLQPERGSPKKCEAEEAEPPAATQPQTSETQTSHLPESERIHHTVEEKEEVTMDTSENRPENDVPEPPMPIADQVSNDDRPEGSVEDEEKKESSLPKSFKRKISVVSATKGVPAGNSDTEGGQPGRKRRWGASTATTQKKPSISITTESLKSLIPDIKPLAGQEAVVDLHADDSRISEDETERNGDDGTHDKGLKICRTVTQVVPAEGQENGQREEEEEEKEPEAEPPVPPQVSVEVALPPPAEHEVKKVTLGDTLTRRSISQQKSGVSITIDDPVRTAQVPSPPRGKISNIVHISNLVRPFTLGQLKELLGRTGTLVEEAFWIDKIKSHCFVTYSTVEEAVATRTALHGVKWPQSNPKFLCADYAEQDELDYHRGLLVERPSETKTEEQGIPRPLHPPPPPPVQPPQHPRAEQREQERAVREQWAEREREMERRERTRSEREWDRDKVREGPRSRSRSRDRRRKERAKSKEKKSEKKEKAQEEPPAKLLDDLFRKTKAAPCIYWLPLTDSQIVQKEAERAERAKEREKRRKEQEEEEQKEREKEAERERNRQLEREKRREHSRERDRERERERERDRGDRDRDRERDRERGRERDRRDTKRHSRSRSRSTPVRDRGGRR; this is translated from the exons GGAAAAGCTCCTCAATTTCTGAAGAGAAAGGTGACTCTGATGATGAGAAaccaaggaaaggagaaagacgATCATCTAGGGTCAGACAG GCAAGAGCAGCTAAACTGTCTGAGGGCAGCCAACctgctgaggaggaagaggatcaagaAACACCTTCCAGAAACCTAAGGGTCAGAGCAGATCGAAATTTGAaaacagaggaggaagaagaggaggaggaggaggaggaagatgatgaagaagaggaagatgatGATGAGGGACAAAAATCTAGGGAGGCACCAATCCTGAAAGAGTttaaggaagaaggggaagagatGCCTAGAGTAAAACCAGAGGAGATGATGGATGAGAGACCCAAAACAAGATCCCAGGAACAGGAGGTGttagagagaggagggagatttACAAGATCCCAAGAAGAGGCTAGAAAAAGTCATCTGGCCAGACagcagcaggagaaggaaatgaagacaACATCTCCCcttgaggaggaagaaagagaaataaaatcttcacAAGGCTTAAAGGAAAAATCGAAGTCTCCTTCCCCTCCTCGACTGACTGAAGATCAAAAGAAGGCCTCACTTGTAGCACTGCCAGAGCAAACTGCCAGCGAGGAGGAGACTCCTCCACCTTTACTAACAAAGGAAGCATCTTCTCCACCACCTCATCCACAGCTCCATAGTGAAGAAGAAATAGAGCCCATGGAAGGCCCAGCCCCCCCTGTCCTCATTCAGTTATCTCCTCCTAATGCAGATGCTGACACCAGGGAGCTATTAGTATCTCAGCATACTGTCCAGTTGGTAGGAAGCCTGTCTCCTTTGTCAAGTCCTTCAGACACCAAAGCAGAATCTCCAGCAGAGAAAGTGCCAGAGGAGAGTGTCCTGCCTCTGGTTCAGAAAAGCACACTGGCTGACTACTCAGCCCAGAAGGATCTTGAACCTGAGTCAGACAGATCTGCTCAGCCCCTCCCTCTAAAAATTGAGGAATTAGCACTGGCCAAAGGAATCACTGAAGAATGTCTGAAACAGCCATCTTTGGAACAGAAGGAAGGCAGAAGAGCTTCTCATACCCTTCTCCCAAGCCACAGATTGAAACAGTCAGCGGATTCATCCTCTAGCCGgtcctcctcatcttcctcctccagTTCTAGATCAAGATCTCGCTCTCCTGACAGTTCAGGTTCTCGGTCTCATTCACCGCTCAGATCCAAGCAGAGAGATGTAGCCCAGGCACGTACTCATGCCAACCCTCGTGGTAGACCCAAGATGGGCTCCAGATCAACATCAGAGTCCAGATCAAGGTCACGTTCACGTTCACGTTCTCGTTCAGCATCAAGCAACAGCAGAAAA tcTCTGAGCCCTGGAGTCTCCAGGGACAGCAGCACCAGCTATACTGAAACCAAAGATCCCTCTTCTGGTCAGGAGGTTGCAACTCCACCAGTGCCACAACTGCAGGTCTGTGAGCCAAAGGAGAGGACTTCCACCTCCTCATCCTCTGTCCAAGCAAGGCGTCTGAGTCAGCCTGAATCAGCTGAAAAGCATGTGACCCAGAGGTTACAGCCTGAGCGG GGGAGCCCAAAGAAGTGTGAAGCTGAAGAGGCAGAGCCACCAGCTGCCACACAGCCCCAAACCTCAGAGACTCAGACCTCTCATCTGCCAGAATCAGAAAGAATTCATCACACTGT tgaggagaaggaggaagtgaCCATGGACACAAGTGAAAACAGACCTGAAAATGATGTTCCAGAACCTCCCATGCCTATTGCAGACCAAGTCAGCAATGATGACCGCCCGGAGGGCAGTGTTGAAgatgaggagaagaaagag AGCTCGCTGCCCAAATCATTCAAGAGGAAGATCTCCGTTGTCT CAGCTACCAAGGGGGTGCCAGCTGGAAACAGTGACACAGAGGGGGGCCAGCCTGGTCGGAAACGACGCTGGGGAGCCAGCACAGCCACCACACAGAAGAAACCTTCCATCAGTATCACCACTGAATCACtaaag AGCCTCATCCCCGACATCAAACCCCTGGCGGGGCAGGAGGCTGTTGTGGATCTTCATGCTGATGACTCTCGCATCTCTGAGGATGAGACAGAGCGTAATGGCGATGATGGGACCCATGACAAGGGGCTGAAAATATGCCGGACAGTCACTCAG GTAGTACCTGCAGAGGGCCAGGAGAATGGgcagagggaagaagaggaagaagagaaggaacctGAAGCAGAACCTCCTGTACCTCCCCAGGTGTCAGTAGAGGTGGCCTTGCCCCCACCTGCAGAGCATGAAGTAAAGAAAG TGACTTTAGGAGATACCTTAACTCGACGTTCCATTAGCCAGCAGAAGTCCGGAGTTTCCATTACCATTGATGACCCAGTCCGAACTGCCCAGGTGCCCTCCCCACCCCGGGGCAAGATTAGCAACATTGTCCATATCTCCAATTTG GTCCGTCCTTTCACTTTAGGCCAGCTAAAGGAGTTGCTGGGGCGCACAGGAACCTTGGTGGAAGAGGCCTTCTGGATTGACAAGATCAAATCTCATTGCTTTGTAACG TACTCAACAGTAGAGGAAGCTGTTGCCACCCGCACAGCTCTGCACGGGGTCAAATGGCCCCAGTCCAATCCCAAATTCCTTTGTGCTGACTATGCCGAGCAAGATGAG ctGGATTATCACCGAGGCCTCTTGGTGGAGCGTCCCTCTGAAACTAAGACAGAGGAGCAGGGAATACCACGGCccctgcaccccccacccccacccccggtcCAGCCACCACAGCACCCCCGGGCAGAGCAGCGGGAGCAGGAACGGGCAGTGCGGGAACAGTGGGCAGAACGGGAACGGGAAATGGAGCGGCGGGAGCGGACTCGATCGGAGCGTGAATGGGATCGAGACAAAGTTCGAGAAGGGCCCCGTTCCCGATCAAGGTCCCGTGACCGCCGCCGCAAGGAACGTGCGAAGTCTAAAGAAAAGAAGAGTGAGAAGAAAG AGAAAGCTCAGGAGGAACCACCTGCCAAGCTGCTGGATGACCTTTTCCGAAAGACCAAGGCAGCTCCCTGCATCTATTGGCTCCCACTGACTGACAGCCAG ATCGTTCAGAAAGAGGCAGAGCGGGCCGAACGGGCCAAGGAGCGGGAGAAGCGGCGAAAGGAGCAAGAAGAAGAAGAGCAAAAGGAGCGGGAGAAGGAAGCCGAGCGGGAACGGAACCGACAGCTGGAGCGAGAGAAACGTCGGGAGCACAGTcgggagagggacagggagagagagagagaaagggagcgGGACAGGGGGGACCGAGATCGGGATAGGGAAAGGGACCGAGAACGAGGCAGGGAAAGGGATCGCAGGGACACCAAGCGCCACAGCAGAAGCCGGAGTCGGAGCACACCTGTGCGGGACCGGGGTGGGCGCCGCTAG
- the ACIN1 gene encoding apoptotic chromatin condensation inducer in the nucleus isoform X10, whose protein sequence is MSARLDEEALMLENLQKHSTPHAAFQPNSQIGEEMSQNSFIKQYLEKQQELLRQRLEREAREAAELEEASAESEDEMIHPEGVASLLPPDFQSSLERPELELSRHSPRKSSSISEEKGDSDDEKPRKGERRSSRVRQARAAKLSEGSQPAEEEEDQETPSRNLRVRADRNLKTEEEEEEEEEEEDDEEEEDDDEGQKSREAPILKEFKEEGEEMPRVKPEEMMDERPKTRSQEQEVLERGGRFTRSQEEARKSHLARQQQEKEMKTTSPLEEEEREIKSSQGLKEKSKSPSPPRLTEDQKKASLVALPEQTASEEETPPPLLTKEASSPPPHPQLHSEEEIEPMEGPAPPVLIQLSPPNADADTRELLVSQHTVQLVGSLSPLSSPSDTKAESPAEKVPEESVLPLVQKSTLADYSAQKDLEPESDRSAQPLPLKIEELALAKGITEECLKQPSLEQKEGRRASHTLLPSHRLKQSADSSSSRSSSSSSSSSRSRSRSPDSSGSRSHSPLRSKQRDVAQARTHANPRGRPKMGSRSTSESRSRSRSRSRSRSASSNSRKSLSPGVSRDSSTSYTETKDPSSGQEVATPPVPQLQVCEPKERTSTSSSSVQARRLSQPESAEKHVTQRLQPERGSPKKCEAEEAEPPAATQPQTSETQTSHLPESERIHHTVEEKEEVTMDTSENRPENDVPEPPMPIADQVSNDDRPEGSVEDEEKKESSLPKSFKRKISVVSTKGVPAGNSDTEGGQPGRKRRWGASTATTQKKPSISITTESLKSLIPDIKPLAGQEAVVDLHADDSRISEDETERNGDDGTHDKGLKICRTVTQVVPAEGQENGQREEEEEEKEPEAEPPVPPQVSVEVALPPPAEHEVKKVTLGDTLTRRSISQQKSGVSITIDDPVRTAQVPSPPRGKISNIVHISNLVRPFTLGQLKELLGRTGTLVEEAFWIDKIKSHCFVTYSTVEEAVATRTALHGVKWPQSNPKFLCADYAEQDELDYHRGLLVERPSETKTEEQGIPRPLHPPPPPPVQPPQHPRAEQREQERAVREQWAEREREMERRERTRSEREWDRDKVREGPRSRSRSRDRRRKERAKSKEKKSEKKEKAQEEPPAKLLDDLFRKTKAAPCIYWLPLTDSQIVQKEAERAERAKEREKRRKEQEEEEQKEREKEAERERNRQLEREKRREHSRERDRERERERERDRGDRDRDRERDRERGRERDRRDTKRHSRSRSRSTPVRDRGGRR, encoded by the exons GGAAAAGCTCCTCAATTTCTGAAGAGAAAGGTGACTCTGATGATGAGAAaccaaggaaaggagaaagacgATCATCTAGGGTCAGACAG GCAAGAGCAGCTAAACTGTCTGAGGGCAGCCAACctgctgaggaggaagaggatcaagaAACACCTTCCAGAAACCTAAGGGTCAGAGCAGATCGAAATTTGAaaacagaggaggaagaagaggaggaggaggaggaggaagatgatgaagaagaggaagatgatGATGAGGGACAAAAATCTAGGGAGGCACCAATCCTGAAAGAGTttaaggaagaaggggaagagatGCCTAGAGTAAAACCAGAGGAGATGATGGATGAGAGACCCAAAACAAGATCCCAGGAACAGGAGGTGttagagagaggagggagatttACAAGATCCCAAGAAGAGGCTAGAAAAAGTCATCTGGCCAGACagcagcaggagaaggaaatgaagacaACATCTCCCcttgaggaggaagaaagagaaataaaatcttcacAAGGCTTAAAGGAAAAATCGAAGTCTCCTTCCCCTCCTCGACTGACTGAAGATCAAAAGAAGGCCTCACTTGTAGCACTGCCAGAGCAAACTGCCAGCGAGGAGGAGACTCCTCCACCTTTACTAACAAAGGAAGCATCTTCTCCACCACCTCATCCACAGCTCCATAGTGAAGAAGAAATAGAGCCCATGGAAGGCCCAGCCCCCCCTGTCCTCATTCAGTTATCTCCTCCTAATGCAGATGCTGACACCAGGGAGCTATTAGTATCTCAGCATACTGTCCAGTTGGTAGGAAGCCTGTCTCCTTTGTCAAGTCCTTCAGACACCAAAGCAGAATCTCCAGCAGAGAAAGTGCCAGAGGAGAGTGTCCTGCCTCTGGTTCAGAAAAGCACACTGGCTGACTACTCAGCCCAGAAGGATCTTGAACCTGAGTCAGACAGATCTGCTCAGCCCCTCCCTCTAAAAATTGAGGAATTAGCACTGGCCAAAGGAATCACTGAAGAATGTCTGAAACAGCCATCTTTGGAACAGAAGGAAGGCAGAAGAGCTTCTCATACCCTTCTCCCAAGCCACAGATTGAAACAGTCAGCGGATTCATCCTCTAGCCGgtcctcctcatcttcctcctccagTTCTAGATCAAGATCTCGCTCTCCTGACAGTTCAGGTTCTCGGTCTCATTCACCGCTCAGATCCAAGCAGAGAGATGTAGCCCAGGCACGTACTCATGCCAACCCTCGTGGTAGACCCAAGATGGGCTCCAGATCAACATCAGAGTCCAGATCAAGGTCACGTTCACGTTCACGTTCTCGTTCAGCATCAAGCAACAGCAGAAAA tcTCTGAGCCCTGGAGTCTCCAGGGACAGCAGCACCAGCTATACTGAAACCAAAGATCCCTCTTCTGGTCAGGAGGTTGCAACTCCACCAGTGCCACAACTGCAGGTCTGTGAGCCAAAGGAGAGGACTTCCACCTCCTCATCCTCTGTCCAAGCAAGGCGTCTGAGTCAGCCTGAATCAGCTGAAAAGCATGTGACCCAGAGGTTACAGCCTGAGCGG GGGAGCCCAAAGAAGTGTGAAGCTGAAGAGGCAGAGCCACCAGCTGCCACACAGCCCCAAACCTCAGAGACTCAGACCTCTCATCTGCCAGAATCAGAAAGAATTCATCACACTGT tgaggagaaggaggaagtgaCCATGGACACAAGTGAAAACAGACCTGAAAATGATGTTCCAGAACCTCCCATGCCTATTGCAGACCAAGTCAGCAATGATGACCGCCCGGAGGGCAGTGTTGAAgatgaggagaagaaagag AGCTCGCTGCCCAAATCATTCAAGAGGAAGATCTCCGTTGTCT CTACCAAGGGGGTGCCAGCTGGAAACAGTGACACAGAGGGGGGCCAGCCTGGTCGGAAACGACGCTGGGGAGCCAGCACAGCCACCACACAGAAGAAACCTTCCATCAGTATCACCACTGAATCACtaaag AGCCTCATCCCCGACATCAAACCCCTGGCGGGGCAGGAGGCTGTTGTGGATCTTCATGCTGATGACTCTCGCATCTCTGAGGATGAGACAGAGCGTAATGGCGATGATGGGACCCATGACAAGGGGCTGAAAATATGCCGGACAGTCACTCAG GTAGTACCTGCAGAGGGCCAGGAGAATGGgcagagggaagaagaggaagaagagaaggaacctGAAGCAGAACCTCCTGTACCTCCCCAGGTGTCAGTAGAGGTGGCCTTGCCCCCACCTGCAGAGCATGAAGTAAAGAAAG TGACTTTAGGAGATACCTTAACTCGACGTTCCATTAGCCAGCAGAAGTCCGGAGTTTCCATTACCATTGATGACCCAGTCCGAACTGCCCAGGTGCCCTCCCCACCCCGGGGCAAGATTAGCAACATTGTCCATATCTCCAATTTG GTCCGTCCTTTCACTTTAGGCCAGCTAAAGGAGTTGCTGGGGCGCACAGGAACCTTGGTGGAAGAGGCCTTCTGGATTGACAAGATCAAATCTCATTGCTTTGTAACG TACTCAACAGTAGAGGAAGCTGTTGCCACCCGCACAGCTCTGCACGGGGTCAAATGGCCCCAGTCCAATCCCAAATTCCTTTGTGCTGACTATGCCGAGCAAGATGAG ctGGATTATCACCGAGGCCTCTTGGTGGAGCGTCCCTCTGAAACTAAGACAGAGGAGCAGGGAATACCACGGCccctgcaccccccacccccacccccggtcCAGCCACCACAGCACCCCCGGGCAGAGCAGCGGGAGCAGGAACGGGCAGTGCGGGAACAGTGGGCAGAACGGGAACGGGAAATGGAGCGGCGGGAGCGGACTCGATCGGAGCGTGAATGGGATCGAGACAAAGTTCGAGAAGGGCCCCGTTCCCGATCAAGGTCCCGTGACCGCCGCCGCAAGGAACGTGCGAAGTCTAAAGAAAAGAAGAGTGAGAAGAAAG AGAAAGCTCAGGAGGAACCACCTGCCAAGCTGCTGGATGACCTTTTCCGAAAGACCAAGGCAGCTCCCTGCATCTATTGGCTCCCACTGACTGACAGCCAG ATCGTTCAGAAAGAGGCAGAGCGGGCCGAACGGGCCAAGGAGCGGGAGAAGCGGCGAAAGGAGCAAGAAGAAGAAGAGCAAAAGGAGCGGGAGAAGGAAGCCGAGCGGGAACGGAACCGACAGCTGGAGCGAGAGAAACGTCGGGAGCACAGTcgggagagggacagggagagagagagagaaagggagcgGGACAGGGGGGACCGAGATCGGGATAGGGAAAGGGACCGAGAACGAGGCAGGGAAAGGGATCGCAGGGACACCAAGCGCCACAGCAGAAGCCGGAGTCGGAGCACACCTGTGCGGGACCGGGGTGGGCGCCGCTAG
- the ACIN1 gene encoding apoptotic chromatin condensation inducer in the nucleus isoform X11 — protein MSPADRCRSANTIEPATTSSLALFLLLQRDQSSRTRGLPEEKEEVTMDTSENRPENDVPEPPMPIADQVSNDDRPEGSVEDEEKKESSLPKSFKRKISVVSATKGVPAGNSDTEGGQPGRKRRWGASTATTQKKPSISITTESLKSLIPDIKPLAGQEAVVDLHADDSRISEDETERNGDDGTHDKGLKICRTVTQVVPAEGQENGQREEEEEEKEPEAEPPVPPQVSVEVALPPPAEHEVKKVTLGDTLTRRSISQQKSGVSITIDDPVRTAQVPSPPRGKISNIVHISNLVRPFTLGQLKELLGRTGTLVEEAFWIDKIKSHCFVTYSTVEEAVATRTALHGVKWPQSNPKFLCADYAEQDELDYHRGLLVERPSETKTEEQGIPRPLHPPPPPPVQPPQHPRAEQREQERAVREQWAEREREMERRERTRSEREWDRDKVREGPRSRSRSRDRRRKERAKSKEKKSEKKEKAQEEPPAKLLDDLFRKTKAAPCIYWLPLTDSQIVQKEAERAERAKEREKRRKEQEEEEQKEREKEAERERNRQLEREKRREHSRERDRERERERERDRGDRDRDRERDRERGRERDRRDTKRHSRSRSRSTPVRDRGGRR, from the exons ATGTCTCCGGCTGATCGCTGCCGCTCCGCCAATACAATAGAGCCAGCCACTACCAGCAGCCTggccctcttcctccttctccagagAGACCAATCCAGCCGAACTCGGGGTTTGCC tgaggagaaggaggaagtgaCCATGGACACAAGTGAAAACAGACCTGAAAATGATGTTCCAGAACCTCCCATGCCTATTGCAGACCAAGTCAGCAATGATGACCGCCCGGAGGGCAGTGTTGAAgatgaggagaagaaagag AGCTCGCTGCCCAAATCATTCAAGAGGAAGATCTCCGTTGTCT CAGCTACCAAGGGGGTGCCAGCTGGAAACAGTGACACAGAGGGGGGCCAGCCTGGTCGGAAACGACGCTGGGGAGCCAGCACAGCCACCACACAGAAGAAACCTTCCATCAGTATCACCACTGAATCACtaaag AGCCTCATCCCCGACATCAAACCCCTGGCGGGGCAGGAGGCTGTTGTGGATCTTCATGCTGATGACTCTCGCATCTCTGAGGATGAGACAGAGCGTAATGGCGATGATGGGACCCATGACAAGGGGCTGAAAATATGCCGGACAGTCACTCAG GTAGTACCTGCAGAGGGCCAGGAGAATGGgcagagggaagaagaggaagaagagaaggaacctGAAGCAGAACCTCCTGTACCTCCCCAGGTGTCAGTAGAGGTGGCCTTGCCCCCACCTGCAGAGCATGAAGTAAAGAAAG TGACTTTAGGAGATACCTTAACTCGACGTTCCATTAGCCAGCAGAAGTCCGGAGTTTCCATTACCATTGATGACCCAGTCCGAACTGCCCAGGTGCCCTCCCCACCCCGGGGCAAGATTAGCAACATTGTCCATATCTCCAATTTG GTCCGTCCTTTCACTTTAGGCCAGCTAAAGGAGTTGCTGGGGCGCACAGGAACCTTGGTGGAAGAGGCCTTCTGGATTGACAAGATCAAATCTCATTGCTTTGTAACG TACTCAACAGTAGAGGAAGCTGTTGCCACCCGCACAGCTCTGCACGGGGTCAAATGGCCCCAGTCCAATCCCAAATTCCTTTGTGCTGACTATGCCGAGCAAGATGAG ctGGATTATCACCGAGGCCTCTTGGTGGAGCGTCCCTCTGAAACTAAGACAGAGGAGCAGGGAATACCACGGCccctgcaccccccacccccacccccggtcCAGCCACCACAGCACCCCCGGGCAGAGCAGCGGGAGCAGGAACGGGCAGTGCGGGAACAGTGGGCAGAACGGGAACGGGAAATGGAGCGGCGGGAGCGGACTCGATCGGAGCGTGAATGGGATCGAGACAAAGTTCGAGAAGGGCCCCGTTCCCGATCAAGGTCCCGTGACCGCCGCCGCAAGGAACGTGCGAAGTCTAAAGAAAAGAAGAGTGAGAAGAAAG AGAAAGCTCAGGAGGAACCACCTGCCAAGCTGCTGGATGACCTTTTCCGAAAGACCAAGGCAGCTCCCTGCATCTATTGGCTCCCACTGACTGACAGCCAG ATCGTTCAGAAAGAGGCAGAGCGGGCCGAACGGGCCAAGGAGCGGGAGAAGCGGCGAAAGGAGCAAGAAGAAGAAGAGCAAAAGGAGCGGGAGAAGGAAGCCGAGCGGGAACGGAACCGACAGCTGGAGCGAGAGAAACGTCGGGAGCACAGTcgggagagggacagggagagagagagagaaagggagcgGGACAGGGGGGACCGAGATCGGGATAGGGAAAGGGACCGAGAACGAGGCAGGGAAAGGGATCGCAGGGACACCAAGCGCCACAGCAGAAGCCGGAGTCGGAGCACACCTGTGCGGGACCGGGGTGGGCGCCGCTAG
- the ACIN1 gene encoding apoptotic chromatin condensation inducer in the nucleus isoform X12, which yields MLSESKEGEEKEEVTMDTSENRPENDVPEPPMPIADQVSNDDRPEGSVEDEEKKESSLPKSFKRKISVVSATKGVPAGNSDTEGGQPGRKRRWGASTATTQKKPSISITTESLKSLIPDIKPLAGQEAVVDLHADDSRISEDETERNGDDGTHDKGLKICRTVTQVVPAEGQENGQREEEEEEKEPEAEPPVPPQVSVEVALPPPAEHEVKKVTLGDTLTRRSISQQKSGVSITIDDPVRTAQVPSPPRGKISNIVHISNLVRPFTLGQLKELLGRTGTLVEEAFWIDKIKSHCFVTYSTVEEAVATRTALHGVKWPQSNPKFLCADYAEQDELDYHRGLLVERPSETKTEEQGIPRPLHPPPPPPVQPPQHPRAEQREQERAVREQWAEREREMERRERTRSEREWDRDKVREGPRSRSRSRDRRRKERAKSKEKKSEKKEKAQEEPPAKLLDDLFRKTKAAPCIYWLPLTDSQIVQKEAERAERAKEREKRRKEQEEEEQKEREKEAERERNRQLEREKRREHSRERDRERERERERDRGDRDRDRERDRERGRERDRRDTKRHSRSRSRSTPVRDRGGRR from the exons atgttatcAGAAAGCAAAGAAGG tgaggagaaggaggaagtgaCCATGGACACAAGTGAAAACAGACCTGAAAATGATGTTCCAGAACCTCCCATGCCTATTGCAGACCAAGTCAGCAATGATGACCGCCCGGAGGGCAGTGTTGAAgatgaggagaagaaagag AGCTCGCTGCCCAAATCATTCAAGAGGAAGATCTCCGTTGTCT CAGCTACCAAGGGGGTGCCAGCTGGAAACAGTGACACAGAGGGGGGCCAGCCTGGTCGGAAACGACGCTGGGGAGCCAGCACAGCCACCACACAGAAGAAACCTTCCATCAGTATCACCACTGAATCACtaaag AGCCTCATCCCCGACATCAAACCCCTGGCGGGGCAGGAGGCTGTTGTGGATCTTCATGCTGATGACTCTCGCATCTCTGAGGATGAGACAGAGCGTAATGGCGATGATGGGACCCATGACAAGGGGCTGAAAATATGCCGGACAGTCACTCAG GTAGTACCTGCAGAGGGCCAGGAGAATGGgcagagggaagaagaggaagaagagaaggaacctGAAGCAGAACCTCCTGTACCTCCCCAGGTGTCAGTAGAGGTGGCCTTGCCCCCACCTGCAGAGCATGAAGTAAAGAAAG TGACTTTAGGAGATACCTTAACTCGACGTTCCATTAGCCAGCAGAAGTCCGGAGTTTCCATTACCATTGATGACCCAGTCCGAACTGCCCAGGTGCCCTCCCCACCCCGGGGCAAGATTAGCAACATTGTCCATATCTCCAATTTG GTCCGTCCTTTCACTTTAGGCCAGCTAAAGGAGTTGCTGGGGCGCACAGGAACCTTGGTGGAAGAGGCCTTCTGGATTGACAAGATCAAATCTCATTGCTTTGTAACG TACTCAACAGTAGAGGAAGCTGTTGCCACCCGCACAGCTCTGCACGGGGTCAAATGGCCCCAGTCCAATCCCAAATTCCTTTGTGCTGACTATGCCGAGCAAGATGAG ctGGATTATCACCGAGGCCTCTTGGTGGAGCGTCCCTCTGAAACTAAGACAGAGGAGCAGGGAATACCACGGCccctgcaccccccacccccacccccggtcCAGCCACCACAGCACCCCCGGGCAGAGCAGCGGGAGCAGGAACGGGCAGTGCGGGAACAGTGGGCAGAACGGGAACGGGAAATGGAGCGGCGGGAGCGGACTCGATCGGAGCGTGAATGGGATCGAGACAAAGTTCGAGAAGGGCCCCGTTCCCGATCAAGGTCCCGTGACCGCCGCCGCAAGGAACGTGCGAAGTCTAAAGAAAAGAAGAGTGAGAAGAAAG AGAAAGCTCAGGAGGAACCACCTGCCAAGCTGCTGGATGACCTTTTCCGAAAGACCAAGGCAGCTCCCTGCATCTATTGGCTCCCACTGACTGACAGCCAG ATCGTTCAGAAAGAGGCAGAGCGGGCCGAACGGGCCAAGGAGCGGGAGAAGCGGCGAAAGGAGCAAGAAGAAGAAGAGCAAAAGGAGCGGGAGAAGGAAGCCGAGCGGGAACGGAACCGACAGCTGGAGCGAGAGAAACGTCGGGAGCACAGTcgggagagggacagggagagagagagagaaagggagcgGGACAGGGGGGACCGAGATCGGGATAGGGAAAGGGACCGAGAACGAGGCAGGGAAAGGGATCGCAGGGACACCAAGCGCCACAGCAGAAGCCGGAGTCGGAGCACACCTGTGCGGGACCGGGGTGGGCGCCGCTAG